GGTTCCTGCGCGGCGTCGGCGAACTGTGCCGCAGGCACGGCATTCCCGTCATCGCCGACGAGATCCAGACGGGCCTGGGCCGCACCGGGCACTGGTTCGAATCCGCCGCGCAGGGTCTGGATGCCGACATCATCACCCTGGCCAAGCCGCTGGGCGGCGGCATGACGGCCGTGGGCGCAACCATCGTCCGCGCGCCCATCTACAAGAAGATGCTGGGGGGCCTGAGCAGCAAACGCCACAGCAACACCTTCGGCGGCGGCGCGCTCGCCATGGCGGTCGGCCTGAAAAGCCTGGAGTACCTGATCGAGAACGACCTCCCGGCCCGCAGCGCCACGCTGGGCGCCGAGGGCTTCGCGCGGCTCCAGGCGGTCCAGAAGCGCTTCCCGAACCTGCTGGAAGCCGTGCGCGGCCAGGGGATGCTGTTTGCGCTGCAGTTCCGGCCCATGGTGGGCGTGCCGCTGCCCGGCGCGCTAAAGGAACTGGTGTTCGAGGCGACCGCCATCCTCGCGCTGCGCGAACTGCACCAGGGGGGCGTCATGGCGAACCTGTCCCTGAGCAGCAAGCGCACCGTGCGCCTGACGCCCGCGCTGGACATGCCGCACGACGTGTTCACCACGATGTTCGACCGGGTGGAGGCCTTCGCGCAGACGCACCCCAGTGCCCGCCACCTGCTGACCAGCACGCCCCCGCAGGTCACCGCGCGCCTCGCGGCGTTCGCGGCCAGCAAACCCAAGAAACGCACCCCCAGCGACGGCTGAACCCGGACCGGCCCTGACCGGGGATAGGCCAGTGTGCCGTCGACGGCGTGCAGGCGCGGGTGTACGCTGAACGCATGATCGACCTGGGGCCACTGGCCTGGATGGTGCACGTCGCGGCGGCCTTCGCCATTGCGTTCTTCGCGCAGTCGGTGTTCAGCCCGAAGGGCCGCGAGGCGCGCGTCGTGATCCGCGCGATGATTCCCGTCGTGATCCTCACCCTGCTGGGGGCCGGGTGGCTGCCGCACCCGGTCGCGGGCATGCTGATCGGGTACTTCGGCTCGCGGGCGTTCGGGTCGTGGGGCTCGGCGCGCGGCGGCCTGATCGCCGCCGTGATCGCGGCGGTCGTCCTGATGCAACTGGGCGCGTCGTGGCTGCTGTTCCCGCTGTTCTTCATGGGGCTGGGCTGGCTCGCGTCGGGCGGCCCGGCGCGGGGACGGCGCCGCGTGCCGAAGGTGAAGGTGGAAATGGCCGGGCTGCCCGCGCAGGCGACGGGTACGCCGTTGCCGGTGGCCGCCCCTGCCGCCGAGGGACCGCTGGCGCCGTTCCTGGCCGACGCGCGGCTGCCCGCCCAGGCACGGGCGCAGCTGGTCGCGTTGAACCTCCGCACGCAGGAGGCGCTGTCGCTGCTCAAGGATCAGGGCCTGGAGGGCACCGAGGGGTTCTTCGTGGCCCGCGCGATCCGCGAGGAGTACGCGCCGGAGGCCGTGCAGGCGTACCTGAAGCTGCCCCGCTCGCTGGCGGACACCGGGGTGATTCAGGATGGCAAGACCGGCGCGGCCCTGCTGTCCGAACAGCTGGAGCTGCTGCTGGACGGTGTGCAGGACATCATCGCGGGGTCGCTGCAGTCGGGTGGACAGGCGCTGCTCACGCACGGGCGATTCCTGCGTGAGCGCTTCGCGAAGGTCGAGCAGGACCTGCGCGTCCCGGTGATGATCCCGGCAGCCGACAAGGTGAAGTGACCCCAGTCTCCGTTACGTGCTGGGCGTAACGCGGTATGCTGGTGGGCGATGTCCGCGCCCGCTGCCCAACCTGCTCTACCTGACGCTGCCACCCTGGCCCCCGCCCTCGACCTCCTGAAACGCGTGTGGGGGTACGACGCCTTCCGGGGCGTGCAGGCGCAGATCGTCTCCACTGTCGCGGGGGCGGCAACGCCATGGTCCTCATGCCGACCGGCGGCGGCAAGAGCCTGTGCTACCAGGTCCCCAGCCTGCTGCGCCCCGGCGTGGGCATCATCGTGTCCCCCCTGATCGCGCTGATGAAGGACCAGGTGGACACCCTGCGCGGCCTGGGCGTGCGCGCCGCGTACCTGAACTCCACCCTGTCCCTGGACGGCGTGCGTGAAGTCGAGGCGGCCCTGCTGAGCGGCGAACTGGACCTGCTGTACGCCGCGCCGGAACGCCTGCTGCTGCCCCGCACCCTGGACCTGCTCGAACGCGCCCCGGTCGCCCTGTTCGCCGTGGACGAGGCGCACTGCGTGTCCCAGTGGGGGCACGATTTCCGTCCCGAGTACCAGGGCCTGAGTGTCCTGCCCGAACGCTTCCCCGACGTGCCGCGCATGGCGCTGACCGCCACCGCCGACGACCGCACCCGCGCCGACATCCTCCGCGTGCTGGACCTGGGGGCCGCGCCGCAGTTCATCTCCTCTTTCGACCGGCCGAATATCGGGTACCGGGTGGGGCAGAAGGACAGCCCCAAGACCCAGCTGCTGGACTTCATCCGCGCCGAGCACGCCGGGGACGCCGGAATCGTGTACTGCCTGTCCCGCAAATCCGTCGAGGAAACAGCGAAATGGCTCCAGGCGCAGGGCGTGGACGCCGTCGCGTACCACGCGGGCCTCCCCCCCCGCGAACGCACCCACGCGCAGGACCGCTTCCTGAACGAGGAGGGACTGGTCGTGGTCGCCACCGTCGCGTTCGGCATGGGCATCGACAAACCCAACGTGCGCTTCGTCGCGCACCTGGACCTCCCCAAGAGCATGGAAGGCTACTACCAGGAGACCGGCCGCGCCGGACGCGACGGGCTGCCCAGCACCGCCTGGATGGTGTACGGCCTCAGCGACGTCGTGAACGTGCGCCGCATGCTCGCCTCCAGCGACGCGCCCGAGGACGTCAAGCGCGTGGAGGCCGGGAAACTCGACGCGCTGCTCACCTACTGCGAGACCGCCGCCTGCCGCCGCGAGGTCCTCCTGGCGTACTTCGGCGAAAGCTACCAGGGACCCTGCGGGAACTGCGACACCTGCCTGAACCCCCCACGGGTGCGCGACATGACCCGCGAGGCGCAGATGGCCCTCTCGGCCGCGATCCGCACCGGGAACCGCTTCGGTGCCGCGCACCTGACCGACGTGCTGCTGGGCCGCGCCACCGAGAAGGTCGTCAGCATGAACCATCACACCCTCCCGACCTTCGGGGTGGGCACGGCGCACGACGAGAAGACGTGGCGGGGCGTGCTGCGCCAGCTGGTCAGCCTGGGCTTCCTGGCCGCCGGGGAACACCACGGCCTGAGCGCCACCGGCAAGGCCCGCACCCTCCTGAAGGGCGAGGCGACCCTGACCCTGCGCGAGGACACCCTGATGCCTCGCGCGCGCCGCGCCGAGAAGCAACCCCGCGCGGGCCGCGCGCCGGTCGCGGACGCCGACCAGCCGCTGTTCGAGGCGCTGCGCGCGTGGCGACTGGACCGCGCCCGCAGCCTGGGCGTCCCCCCGTACGTGGTCTTCACCGACGCCACCCTGAAGGGCGTCACCGACCTGAAACCCACCAGCCACGCCAGCCTGGGCACCGTCAGCGGCGTCGGCCAGCGCAAACTCGCGGACTTCGGGGACGAGGTCGTGCAGATCGTCCGCGATCACCTGGGGGGGCATCCCGACCCGGCCCCCCGCCCCGCCACGCCCCAGGAACGCGGCGCACGCGAGAACGCCGCCGTCCTCGGCGCTCTGCGTGCCCGCCCGACCCCCACCCCGGTCGCCGCGCCCCTGCTGGGCCAGCCCACGCCACACCCGACTCAACCCGACGCCACGCAGCCTGACCCCATGCAGGCCGAACGGGTCGCCGCCGCCCTGCGCGAGGTCCGCCGTACCATCACCCAGGAAACCGGCCTGAGCGCCTTCCTGATCTTCCCGAACGCCGCCCTGGACGCCCTCGCGCAGCGCCAGCCCCGCACGGAAGCCGACCTGCACGGCATCCCCGGCCTGGGACCCAAACGCATCGAAACGTACGGCGAGCGCATCCTGACCACCGTCCGCGACACGCTGGGCGACTGAAGCGGATCAGGTCAAAGCGCACCCCGGTGGAAAGGAGGTTTACCCGCGCGGCCTCGGTCGGACATGGGGTCGAGGGGCGTATGACTGCCTCCCCGACCCCACCGTGAACTGTGCTGCAGAGTGAATCCTGGCGTTCAGCCGAACAGTTGCGCCACCTTCAGCAGCGTCTGCCACACGCCCCAGGCCAGGGGTGCGGCGGGGACCAGCCACGCCAGGAGGATCAGAGGGGTGGCGGGCGGCGTCTGAGCGGAATGGGTCTGGTTCGTCATGTAGGGTCCTCCAGAGGTAAGTGCTGAATGGCGTTTCGCTGTCTCTTCTCCCGCAGATCGCCTCGGGAGAGGAGCGTCGGTCGGCGCGCTTGGCGGCCCCGACTGATGTGCTGGCTGTCAGCCGTGGCCGGGTTGGGGCGTGGCGCTGCGGGTGTCGGCCCAGTACCGCTGGGCGACGGGCCGCACGAGGAGGTTCGCGATGAAACCCACGACGAGCAGCGCGGCCATGATGAACATGGTGGTGCTGTAAGCCTGCGCGGCGGGCACGCCGGACGCGATCTGCCGGTCGCGGAAGCCGTTCACGAGGCTGGGGCCGACGATCGCGGCGGCACTCCAGGCAAGCAGGAGGCGGCCGTGGATCGCGCCGACGTTCGCGGTGCCGAACATGTCGCGCAGGTACGCGGGGATGGTGGCGAATCCGCCGCCGTACATGCTCATGATCACGCAGAAGCCCGCGACGAACAGGATCAGGCTCGCCATGTTCCCGAACATCGGGATCAGGAAGTACAGCACGGCGCCCAGCGCGAAGAAGATCATGTACGTGGGCTTGCGCCCGATACGGTCGCTGGTCGAGGACCAGATGAACCGCCCGGCCATGTTGAAGATGCTCAGCAGGCCCACGAACCCGGCGGCGGCGGCAGCGGTGACGCCGTTTCCGGCTCCCAGCACGCGGTCGCTGAACATCTCCTGGATCATGACGCTGGCCTGCCCGAGCACGCCGATCCCGGCGGTGACGTTCAGGAACAGCACGGCGAACAGCAGCCAGAACTGCGGCGTGCGGAACGCCTGATCCACCAGGACGTTGTGCGTGCTGATCATCCCGCCCGCCGCCTGTGGTTTCGGGGTCCACCCGGTGGGCGTCCAGCCGTCGGCGGGCACGCGGATCAGGAACGCGCCGAACAGCATCATCAGCAGGTACACGGCGCCCATGATCAGGAAGGTGCTGCCGACGCCCAGCGTGCCGTCCCCGGCGAAACGGGCCATCAGGGCGGTGCCCAACGGGCTGCCGATCAGGGCGCCGCCGCCGAAGCCCATGATGGCCATGCCGGTGGCGAGGCCCGGGCGGTCCGGGAACCACTTGATCAGGGTGCTGACCGGACTGATGTACCCCAGGCCCAGGCCGATGCCGCCCAGCACGCCGTTCCCGAAGATCACCAGCGGCAGCGAGTGCAGTTTCACGCCCAGCGCCGCCACGAAGAACCCGCCGCAGAACAGCAGGGCGCTGGCGACCATGGTCTTGCGGGGCCCTTCGCGTTCCACCCACTTGCCGAACAGGGCGCTGCTGGCGCCCAGGAAGAACAGCGCGACGCTGAAGATCAGCCCCACCTGAAAGAGCGTCCAGTCGCCGGGCGCGCCGGTCTCGGCACTGACGTCGCCGCTGAGCAGCCGGGTGAGGGGCTTGTTGAACACGGAATAGCCGTAGATCTGGCCGATGCTCAGGTGCACGGCCAGCGCGGCGGGCGGCACCAGCCAGCGGCTCCAGCCGGGCCCGGCGACGGACTGCGGACGATCCAGAATGCCCATTGCGACCTCCTGTCAAGCGTTCAGTTGTTTGACATGGAGGAGTCTAGGCGCTCGGGTTCTGGCTGGTCTTCACGCGTCTGACGAAGAATCCTCATGTGGCCCGCGACCCAGCCGCCCCGCTCCGGCGTACACGGTCAGGCGTCCCCCACGTGCGAAGCCGCACAGGGTCACGCCGAACGCCGCCGCCGTGTCCACCGCGAGGCTGGTCGCCGCGCCCACCGTCACGACCACCGCCACGCCCGCCGTGACGGCCTTCTGCACGATCTCGAAGCCCGCGCGGCTGCTGACCACCAGCACGGCGTCCGTCAGCGGGAGGCGGCCCTGCGCCTGCGCCCAGCCCACCAGTTTGTCCACGGCGTTGTGCCGCCCCACGTCCTCGAAGGCGGCCAGCCGCGTGCCGTCCGGCGTGAACAGCGCCGCGCCGTGCAGGCCGCCGGTCGCCGCGAAGCCCGGCTGGGCCGCCGCGAGTGCCTCCGGCAGGCCCGAGAGCCACGCCACGTCCAGCGGGCCGCCCGCCCAGGATGGGGGAGAGGCGCGGGTCATCAGGCGTTCCACGCTGCCCGACCCGCACACCCCGCACGCGCTGGACGACACCGCCAGCCGCGCGCCCGCCGCGAGCCGCGCGAACTCCGGCGTGTGCAGGTGCCACACGTTCGGGTTCTCCGCGTCAGGGTGCAGCCTGAGGTCGTCCGGCAGCAGGCCCTCGGCGACCAGCCAGCCCAGCAGCAGCTCGCGGTCGTGACCGGGCGTGCGCATCAGCACCCCCAGCGGCAGCGGACCACCCGGCGTGTGCAGCCGCAGTTCCAGCGGTTCCTCGACCGCCACGGCGTCCACCCGCTCCTCCGGCGCCCCGCCCCGCCACAGTACGACGGGGAGGCCGGTCGTCGCCTCCCCGTCCCGCCTCCCATCTGAATTCAGCGGCCCACCTCGGCCTGATTCGCGGTCTGCGGCACTTCCTCACTGGCCTCGCGCAGCGCCCGCCCCGCGCCCTTGAGCAGCGCGAAGATCGCGCCGAGCGCCACCTGCACGTCCCGGTCCTTCAGCAGCCCCAGCAGTTCACCCAGGCCGATGCCCTTCCCGGCCGCGACGTGCCGCGCGCCCTCGTGCACGCCCACCGTGACCGCGTGGCCCAGCACGCTGACCTCGCCCGGATCGAGTTCCGACAGGGTCTTGCCGAGTTCCGTCACGTTGCGGATCAGGGTGGTGCTGCTCTGCCCACCCAGGATGTGCAGCAGCGACGCCGTGAGGCCCTCACCGCCCCGGACGGTCTTCTGCGCGACGTCCAGCACGCCGTGCTCGTGCAGCTGCCGCAGCAGGTGCAGGCCCGCCAGCAGCGCCTCGGTGGAGTCCCCCACCTCGGCGTGCAGCTGTTCCTGCGGGGTGGGCGTGCGCGGCGTGAATTCGAGTGGTTTCGCCATTCAGGACTCCTCCGTGGGTGTAGAACGCTCAGTCATCGGCGCCCAGCGCGTCCGCGCGTGCGTTCAGGCTGTCGCCGTGCATGGGCAGCAGCCCGCCCGGGAACACGTAGTCGGGCCGCGCCCACTTGCGCTCGACCTCCACCCCATCCTGCGGCGTCGGGTGCCCCCAGCGTGGGTTCGAGGCAGGGAGCGGATTCGGGCCGACGTCGTGCAGGAGTTCCAGGCGCACGCGGGTGTCCTTGTACGCCGGGGTGTTCGTGGTCGCGTCGCCTCCCGAGCCGGTCAGGCGGTTCACGGCGTCCTCGGCCTTGCGGGCGTTCATGGGCACGAACACCTGATTCCCGCTGACCCGCCCGGTCACGAGCACCTGCAGGCGCACCGCGCCGTACTCGCTGACCAGCCGCGCCCACTGCCCGCTCTGGACATTGCGCTCGGCGGCCAGTTCCGGACTGATCTCCACGAACGCGTCCGGTGTCTTCTCGGTGATGCCCGCCACGCGGAAGGTCATGTTCCCCTCGTGGAAGTGCTCCAGCATGCGCCCGCTGTTCAGGTGCAGGTCGAAGGTATCGTCCGGCGTGTGCTGACGGGGCCGGTACTCCCCGGCGTACAGCCGCGCCTTCCCGTCGGGGAAGTTGAAGCGCTCGGTGTAAAGCAGAGGCTGATCGGTGCCGTCCTCTGCCACCGGCCAGCACAGCGTGTCGTAGCCCTCCAGGCGGTCGTAGTTCACCCCCGCGAAGAACGGCGTGAGGCGCGCGATCTCATCCATGATCTGGGCGGGATGCGTGTAGCCCCAGCGGTGGCCCATGCGCTCGGCGACCGCCGTGTAGATCTGCCAATCGGGCTTGGTGCCCTTCAGGGGCGGCATGACCTCGTACAGCCGCTGGATGCGCCGCTCGGTGTTCGTGAAGGTGCCTTCCTTCTCCAGCGACGCCGCTGCCGGAAGGATCACGTCCGCGAACCGCGCCGTGTTCGTGAAGTACAGGTCCTGCACCACCAGGAACTCCAGTGCCTCGAAGCCTTCCTGCAGGTGGTTGGCGTTCGCGTCGGTGAGGCTCATCTCCTCGCCGGTCAGCCACATGGCCTTCAGCTTGCCGTCCAGCGCCGCGTCGATCATCTGCGTGTTGTCCAGGCCGCGTTCGGGCCGCAGGGTGACGCCCCACTCGCGTTCGTGGCGTTGCACGGCGAACGGGTCGTCCACCTTCTGGTAGCCGCTGACCGCGTCCGGCTGCGCCCCCATGTCCGATGCGCCCTGCACGTTGTTGTGCCCCCGCAGCGGGTACGCGCCGGTCCCGAGCCGCCCGTAGTTCCCGGTGATCAGCAGCAGGTTGCTGATCGCGGCGCTCGTGTCGGTCCCGCCGCACTGCTGCGTGACACCCATCGCCCACAGGATGCACACCCGATCCTCGCTGGCGATGCGCCGCGCCAGCGCCTCCAGCGTCGCGGCGCTCAGGCCGGTCTCTCGCTCGGCACGTTCCAGGGTGTACTCCTCGATGGACGCGCGGAACTCGTCCAGGCCATTCACGCGCTCGCGCAGGAAGTCTTTGTCCTCCAGGCCGTGGTCGAGGATGAACTTGCTGACCGCCGCCAGCCACACGAAGTCCGTGCCGGGGTTCGGGCGGTGGAACTCGTCGGCCCGGCGCGCCAGTTCATGCTCGCGGATGTCGAACACGATCACGCGCGTGCGGCCCAGCTTCTGCGACCGCTTCACGCGCGTCGCGAGGACCGGGTGGCTCTCGGCGGTGTTGCTGCCCACCGTGATCACCAGACTGGCATTCTCGATATCCTTGATGGTCCCGCTGTCCCCACCGATCCCCACCGTCAGGGACAGGCCCTTGCTGGCGGGCGACTGGCAGTACCGCGAGCAGTTGTCCACGTTGTTCGTGCCGATCACCTGACGCGCGAACTTCTGCACCAGGAACGCTTCCTCGTTGCTGGCCTTGCTGCTCGCCACGAACGCCAGCGCGTCCGGCCCGTTCGCGTCGCGGATCTCCGTGAAGCGCCGCGAGACCAGGTCCAGCGCCTCGTCCCACGTCGCCTCGCGGAAACGGTCCCCGTCGCGTATCAGGGGGCTGGTCAGGCGGTCCGTGCTGTTCACGTAATCCCAGCCGAACTTGCCCTTCACGCAGGTGCTGATGCCGTTCGCGTGCCCGTGCGCGGGCTCGACCTTCAGGATGTGCCGCTCGTCCGTCCAGACGTCGAAGGAGCAGCCCACCCCGCAGTACGTGCAGACCGTCTTCGTCTTCTTGATGTAGCGGTCGCGGGCGGCCGATTCGATCTCGGACACGTTCATGATCGGCTTCAGGCCCGCGCTGGCCTCCACGCCCTTCACCACGTCAATGGCGGCGTTCCACACCGGCAGCGGAATCCCCGTGAACAGCCCCGCCTCGCCCAGCATGGATTTCTCCTGCAGCGCGTTGCAGGGGCATACGGTGACGCAGTGCCCGCAGCTGACGCAGCTGCTCTCACCGATGGGCTTGCCGCCGTCCCACAGCACGCGCGGCTGCTCCATCTCCCAGCCGATCGTCAGCGTCTCGTTCACCTGCACGTTCTGGCAGGCCTCCACGCAGCGGCCGCACAGGATGCACTGATCCGGGTCGTAGCGGTAGAAGGGATTGCTCATGTCCTTCTCATACCCTTTCGGCTGGAACGGTCGGGTCTGATGGTCGATGCCCAGCACGCCCAGCGTGTTGTGGACCGTGCAGTTCCCGTTGTTGTTGTCGCACACCGTGCAGTACAGGTCGTGATTCGCCACCAGCCGGTCGTACGCGTCCCGCTGCGCCGCACGCGCCGCGTTCGTCTGCGTGCGCACCACCATGCCCGCGCGCACCGGCGTTCCACACGCGCGGCCCACCACGCCGTCGATCTCCACCGCGCAGGTATCGCACGTCTGGATCGGGCCCAACTGCTCGTGGTAACACACCTGCGCCAGCGGCACCTGCGCGCGGTTGATGACGTCCACCAGCGGCTCACCCAGCCACGCGTCCCGCGCCACGCCGTCCACCGTCACCTGCACCTGCGCCCCCCGCCCCGCGCGGGTCGGACCCACCGTGGACCGGATCACGTCGCTGCTGAAGTCGTTCTGCCCCATATGGCCTCCCTCGGATTCACCCGCGAGTATAGGCCCGCCCCCCGCGCCCACACGTCATCCGGCCTGCATGAAGAATTCATGCGGAACTCAAGAACCGGGGTGTCCCTACAGGACCAGCACGCCGTGATGCTTGGCCTTCTCCTGCGGCTCGACGTGAATGTTGATCGAGCAGTCCGGGGTCGTCTCGCGGATGGCGTCCTCCAACCGGTCGCAGATCGCATGCGCCTCCGTGACCGTCATGTCACCCGGCACCACCATGTGAAACTCGATGAACGTCAGGCTGCCCGCGTGCCGGGTGCGCAGGTCGTGCATCTCCAGCGCGCCCGCTCCCGCCTCGCTCATGGCCGCGCGGATACGGCGTTCGGACTCCGGATCGACCGCGGCGTCCATCAGGCCGCCCACGCTGTCACGCACGAGCAGCCACCCGCTCCAGAGGATGTTCAGCGCCACCAGCACCGCCAGCAGCGGGTCCAGCCAGTACAGTCCGGTCAGGCGCGCGGCCAGCACCCCGACCAGCACGCCCACGCTGGTCACCACGTCGCTCATGACGTGCCGCCCGTCGGCCAGCAGCGCCGGGGAGCGCAGCGCCCGCCCGTGCCGCAGCAGCACCGACGCCCACAGGGCGTTCAGGGCGCTGGCCCCCAGGTTCACGCCCAGGCCGACCAGCCCGGTGCCGCCCTCGGGAGCCACCGGATTCATCAGGACCGGCAGCGCCTCGCGCACGATCGCGGCGGCGGCCAGCACGATCAGCACGCCCTCGGCGACTGCGCTGAAGTACTCCGCTTTCGTGTGCCCGTACGGGTGGTTGGCGTCCGCCGGGCGGGCCGCAACCCGCAGCGCCGCAAACGCCGCGACGGCCGCCGCGACGTTGATGATGCTCTCGAGCGCGTCCGAATACAGCGCCACGCTGTCCGTGAGCAGGTACGCCAGGAACTTCAGGCCCAGGACCACCACGGCCACGAGAATGCTGCCCAGCGCCAGTCTGGACGCACGCTGGGAGGACTGCTGGGAGGCGGAGGGGACCGTCACCGCCGGAGCGTAGCAGGGTTAGGTGCGCCGAACACCGTGCCCCGCGCAGGGACAGCAGTCCACCCCGCCATTCTGTCCAGTGCAGAACGGCGCCTGATACAATCGTTCGGTGACCGCGCCCGACCTCCTCGCCCAGCTCAACCCCACCCAGGCCCAGGCCGCCGACCACTACACCGGCCCGGCCCTGGTCATCGCGGGCGCCGGCAGCGGCAAGACCCGCACCCTCATCTACCGCATCGCCCACCTGATTGGGCACTACGGCGTGAACCCCGGCGAGATCCTCGCCGTGACCTTCACCAACAAGGCCGCCGCCGAGATGCGCGAACGCGCCAGTCACCTCATCGACGGCGCGGACAAACTCTGGATGAGCACCTTCCACTCCGCCGGGGTGCGCATCCTGCGCGCCTACGGAGAACACATAGGACTCAGGCGCGGCTTCGTCATCTACGACGACGACGACCAGCTCGACATCCTCAAGGAAGTCATGGGCAGTGTGCCCGGCATCGGCCCCGACACCAACCCCCGCGTGCTGCGCGGCATCCTCGACCGAGCCAAGAGCAACCTCCTGACCCCCGAAGACCTCTCCCGCAGCGGCGAACCGTACATCAGCGGCGTCCCCCGCGAGGCCGCCGCCGAGGTGTACCGCCGCTACGAGGGGCGCAAGAAAGGCCAGAACGCCATCGACTTCGGCGACCTCATCACCGAGACCGTCCGCCTCTTCCAGGAGGTGCCTGCCGTCCTGAACGCCGTGCAGAACCGCGCAAAATTCATCCACGTCGACGAATACCAGGACACCAACAAGGCCCAGTACGAACTGACCCGCCTGCTCGCCAGCCGCGACCGCAACCTCCTCGTCGTCGGGGATCCAGACCAGTCGATCTATAAATTTAGAGGCGCGGACATCCAGAACATCCTCGACTTCCAGAAGGACTACCGTGACGCGAAGGTGTACCTGCTGGAACACAACTACCGCTCCAGCGCCCGCGTGCTGACCATCGCCAATAAGCTGATCGAGAACAACGCGGAACGGCTCGACAAGACCCTGAAAGCCGTCAAGGAGGACGGGCATCCGGTCGTGTTCCACCGCG
This region of Deinococcus sp. JMULE3 genomic DNA includes:
- a CDS encoding OFA family MFS transporter — protein: MGILDRPQSVAGPGWSRWLVPPAALAVHLSIGQIYGYSVFNKPLTRLLSGDVSAETGAPGDWTLFQVGLIFSVALFFLGASSALFGKWVEREGPRKTMVASALLFCGGFFVAALGVKLHSLPLVIFGNGVLGGIGLGLGYISPVSTLIKWFPDRPGLATGMAIMGFGGGALIGSPLGTALMARFAGDGTLGVGSTFLIMGAVYLLMMLFGAFLIRVPADGWTPTGWTPKPQAAGGMISTHNVLVDQAFRTPQFWLLFAVLFLNVTAGIGVLGQASVMIQEMFSDRVLGAGNGVTAAAAAGFVGLLSIFNMAGRFIWSSTSDRIGRKPTYMIFFALGAVLYFLIPMFGNMASLILFVAGFCVIMSMYGGGFATIPAYLRDMFGTANVGAIHGRLLLAWSAAAIVGPSLVNGFRDRQIASGVPAAQAYSTTMFIMAALLVVGFIANLLVRPVAQRYWADTRSATPQPGHG
- a CDS encoding cation diffusion facilitator family transporter yields the protein MTVPSASQQSSQRASRLALGSILVAVVVLGLKFLAYLLTDSVALYSDALESIINVAAAVAAFAALRVAARPADANHPYGHTKAEYFSAVAEGVLIVLAAAAIVREALPVLMNPVAPEGGTGLVGLGVNLGASALNALWASVLLRHGRALRSPALLADGRHVMSDVVTSVGVLVGVLAARLTGLYWLDPLLAVLVALNILWSGWLLVRDSVGGLMDAAVDPESERRIRAAMSEAGAGALEMHDLRTRHAGSLTFIEFHMVVPGDMTVTEAHAICDRLEDAIRETTPDCSINIHVEPQEKAKHHGVLVL
- a CDS encoding aminotransferase class III-fold pyridoxal phosphate-dependent enzyme, whose amino-acid sequence is FLRGVGELCRRHGIPVIADEIQTGLGRTGHWFESAAQGLDADIITLAKPLGGGMTAVGATIVRAPIYKKMLGGLSSKRHSNTFGGGALAMAVGLKSLEYLIENDLPARSATLGAEGFARLQAVQKRFPNLLEAVRGQGMLFALQFRPMVGVPLPGALKELVFEATAILALRELHQGGVMANLSLSSKRTVRLTPALDMPHDVFTTMFDRVEAFAQTHPSARHLLTSTPPQVTARLAAFAASKPKKRTPSDG
- a CDS encoding formate dehydrogenase accessory sulfurtransferase FdhD, with product MDAVAVEEPLELRLHTPGGPLPLGVLMRTPGHDRELLLGWLVAEGLLPDDLRLHPDAENPNVWHLHTPEFARLAAGARLAVSSSACGVCGSGSVERLMTRASPPSWAGGPLDVAWLSGLPEALAAAQPGFAATGGLHGAALFTPDGTRLAAFEDVGRHNAVDKLVGWAQAQGRLPLTDAVLVVSSRAGFEIVQKAVTAGVAVVVTVGAATSLAVDTAAAFGVTLCGFARGGRLTVYAGAGRLGRGPHEDSSSDA
- a CDS encoding DUF1641 domain-containing protein, whose protein sequence is MAKPLEFTPRTPTPQEQLHAEVGDSTEALLAGLHLLRQLHEHGVLDVAQKTVRGGEGLTASLLHILGGQSSTTLIRNVTELGKTLSELDPGEVSVLGHAVTVGVHEGARHVAAGKGIGLGELLGLLKDRDVQVALGAIFALLKGAGRALREASEEVPQTANQAEVGR
- the fdhF gene encoding formate dehydrogenase subunit alpha → MGQNDFSSDVIRSTVGPTRAGRGAQVQVTVDGVARDAWLGEPLVDVINRAQVPLAQVCYHEQLGPIQTCDTCAVEIDGVVGRACGTPVRAGMVVRTQTNAARAAQRDAYDRLVANHDLYCTVCDNNNGNCTVHNTLGVLGIDHQTRPFQPKGYEKDMSNPFYRYDPDQCILCGRCVEACQNVQVNETLTIGWEMEQPRVLWDGGKPIGESSCVSCGHCVTVCPCNALQEKSMLGEAGLFTGIPLPVWNAAIDVVKGVEASAGLKPIMNVSEIESAARDRYIKKTKTVCTYCGVGCSFDVWTDERHILKVEPAHGHANGISTCVKGKFGWDYVNSTDRLTSPLIRDGDRFREATWDEALDLVSRRFTEIRDANGPDALAFVASSKASNEEAFLVQKFARQVIGTNNVDNCSRYCQSPASKGLSLTVGIGGDSGTIKDIENASLVITVGSNTAESHPVLATRVKRSQKLGRTRVIVFDIREHELARRADEFHRPNPGTDFVWLAAVSKFILDHGLEDKDFLRERVNGLDEFRASIEEYTLERAERETGLSAATLEALARRIASEDRVCILWAMGVTQQCGGTDTSAAISNLLLITGNYGRLGTGAYPLRGHNNVQGASDMGAQPDAVSGYQKVDDPFAVQRHEREWGVTLRPERGLDNTQMIDAALDGKLKAMWLTGEEMSLTDANANHLQEGFEALEFLVVQDLYFTNTARFADVILPAAASLEKEGTFTNTERRIQRLYEVMPPLKGTKPDWQIYTAVAERMGHRWGYTHPAQIMDEIARLTPFFAGVNYDRLEGYDTLCWPVAEDGTDQPLLYTERFNFPDGKARLYAGEYRPRQHTPDDTFDLHLNSGRMLEHFHEGNMTFRVAGITEKTPDAFVEISPELAAERNVQSGQWARLVSEYGAVRLQVLVTGRVSGNQVFVPMNARKAEDAVNRLTGSGGDATTNTPAYKDTRVRLELLHDVGPNPLPASNPRWGHPTPQDGVEVERKWARPDYVFPGGLLPMHGDSLNARADALGADD